In Solanum lycopersicum chromosome 5, SLM_r2.1, the following are encoded in one genomic region:
- the LOC138348622 gene encoding uncharacterized protein, giving the protein MRFGKRGKLSPSYIGPFEVLKRVGDVAYELALPPGLSGVHPEPVAILDRVVHKLRSKEIASIKVQWKNGPVKESTWESEADMQARYPHLFTDTTSATDFDSSSDLASLQAHQNSG; this is encoded by the exons atgcggtttgggaagcgaggtaagcttagtccgagttatattggtccatttgaagttctgaagcgtgTTGGGGatgtggcttatgaattggcattgcctccaggactctcaggagtgcacccg gagcctgttgctattttagatagagtggtccacaagttgagatcaaaggagattgcatctatcaaggttcagtggaagaatggGCCAGTtaaagagtccacttgggagagtgaggctgatatgcaagcaagatatccacatctttttacagatacaa caagtgccACCGACTTCGACTCATCCTCagatctagccagtcttcaagcacatcagaattcagggtga